One Anaerolineae bacterium genomic region harbors:
- a CDS encoding rubredoxin yields the protein MKKWECLACGYIYDPAKGDPEAGIAPGTPFEDLPDDWVCPECGAAKDMFEPVEE from the coding sequence ATGAAGAAATGGGAATGCCTGGCCTGCGGCTATATCTATGACCCGGCGAAAGGGGACCCCGAAGCCGGCATCGCCCCCGGCACCCCCTTCGAAGACCTGCCCGATGATTGGGTCTGCCCTGAGTGCGGCGCCGCCAAGGACATGTTTGAGCCGGTAGAGGAATAA
- a CDS encoding rubrerythrin family protein produces MRKMTKSNLEAAFAGESMAHMKYSIFADKAREEGFNNVARLFEAIAYAERVHATNHLRVLGGIGHSTNNLQTAIDGETFEVEEMYPAYRVVAESQDEKGAVVSTTYALEAEKIHAALYTEAKQAVEAGKDIEPRDIFICSVCGYTGYGEPPDVCPVCKAKKEKFRLF; encoded by the coding sequence ATGCGCAAGATGACCAAATCCAATCTGGAAGCGGCCTTCGCCGGCGAGAGCATGGCCCACATGAAGTACTCCATCTTCGCCGATAAGGCCCGGGAAGAGGGCTTCAACAACGTCGCCCGACTGTTTGAGGCCATCGCCTATGCCGAACGGGTCCATGCGACCAACCACCTGCGGGTGCTGGGGGGCATTGGGCATTCCACCAACAACCTCCAGACCGCCATTGACGGCGAGACCTTCGAGGTGGAAGAGATGTATCCCGCCTATCGGGTGGTGGCGGAATCGCAGGACGAGAAGGGTGCCGTGGTGAGTACCACGTATGCGCTGGAAGCGGAGAAGATCCATGCCGCGCTGTACACCGAGGCCAAGCAGGCGGTGGAGGCCGGCAAAGACATCGAGCCGCGCGACATCTTCATCTGCAGTGTGTGCGGCTATACCGGCTACGGGGAACCGCCGGATGTCTGCCCGGTCTGCAAGGCCAAGAAAGAGAAGTTCCGCTTGTTCTAG